One window from the genome of Rhodopirellula halodulae encodes:
- a CDS encoding ABC transporter ATP-binding protein, with translation MSSPNAYESQPVSSSSHGSALASAATPSVTAGGNRLATSIRDLKKEYVLKSETVRALRGVSFDVPEGDYVAIMGPSGSGKSTLLNLLGCLDQPTAGKLLLGDDDISTMTDDQLADIRSRRIGFVFQSYNLIQQLTVVENIQVPLYYQGKLGPEQHERVVKLAAKVGLGDRLDHRPSQLSGGQQQRVAIARSLVNDPYFILADEPTGNLDSVTTEEILTLFDSLNSEGRTIILVTHEDDVADRAKRVVRLKDGMLHSDVTVPEDKRNVARERQRAAAKAILAKQGLES, from the coding sequence ATGAGTTCTCCTAACGCGTACGAATCCCAACCCGTTTCCAGCTCTTCCCACGGTTCCGCATTGGCTTCCGCAGCGACTCCGTCCGTTACCGCCGGTGGCAACCGCCTGGCGACCAGCATTCGTGATCTCAAGAAAGAGTACGTGCTGAAGAGCGAAACGGTCCGAGCCCTTCGTGGTGTCTCGTTTGATGTGCCCGAAGGCGACTACGTTGCCATCATGGGCCCGTCGGGAAGCGGCAAGAGCACGCTCCTGAATCTGCTCGGCTGCCTCGACCAACCCACCGCGGGGAAGTTGCTGCTGGGCGATGACGACATCAGCACAATGACCGACGATCAGTTGGCCGACATCCGCAGCCGTCGCATCGGATTCGTGTTTCAGTCCTACAATCTGATCCAACAATTGACGGTCGTGGAGAACATTCAAGTCCCGTTGTATTACCAGGGCAAACTCGGCCCCGAACAACACGAGCGAGTCGTCAAATTGGCCGCGAAAGTGGGTTTGGGCGACCGGTTGGATCACCGTCCCAGCCAGCTATCCGGTGGACAACAACAACGCGTCGCGATTGCACGTTCTTTGGTCAACGATCCTTACTTCATCTTGGCTGACGAACCAACGGGTAACTTGGATTCGGTTACGACCGAAGAAATCCTCACGCTGTTTGATTCGCTCAACAGCGAAGGCCGGACCATCATTTTGGTGACACACGAAGACGATGTCGCCGATCGAGCCAAACGTGTGGTTCGCCTGAAGGACGGCATGTTGCACAGCGATGTCACAGTGCCGGAAGACAAACGCAACGTAGCTCGCGAACGGCAACGAGCTGCCGCGAAGGCAATCCTCGCCAAACAAGGGCTCGAATCATGA
- a CDS encoding HlyD family efflux transporter periplasmic adaptor subunit, giving the protein MNRSDSAAREAASRRGGVLLGLLIVLAVVGIGGYFAYQRYYAKSSTVSLDDLIVTTVERGPFDHTVIEQGEIESSSNTEIICQIKSRGSTGTSILWVIDEGTRVRKGDKLVELDSSNLELELKEDRIKVITAEANVATASALVEQAKIAREEYLEGVYKTDEKTIQSEIAVAEQELRKAQLAIGSTERLVAKGLVKSLQLEADKFALANARNQLESAQARLKVLQNLTRRKMLVQFDSDIDAAEATLSAARSELLEAQQELAEVEQQIEMCVMYAPTDGVVVHANKYSSRGGNAEFVVEAGAQVRERQAIIELPDPTMMQVRCKVNESRITLLRKGMPAKIRLDALPDVTLKGRVTKVNRYAEPGSWFSSSVKEYAVTIEIIDPPEIIRTGMTAAVEVFIQQLPDATQVPIQALYEHGGKMYSLVKKGPTEFETREVKIGATNDTMVNIVSGLELGETAILNLREHLNLMDLPEIEAEDNSEMRDLRETVGADAAGGPPSAGARGEGKPGEGRKPNGPPGAGRPGANRPGGQDGANANEAATDSADETSVTAEASDTDKEVTSAETAEVNAS; this is encoded by the coding sequence GTGAACCGGTCTGACTCAGCGGCTCGCGAGGCTGCATCGCGGCGCGGCGGCGTCCTGCTCGGGTTGTTGATCGTGCTGGCCGTGGTCGGCATCGGCGGCTACTTCGCGTACCAGCGATACTACGCAAAGTCCTCCACAGTCAGCCTGGACGATTTGATTGTCACGACGGTCGAGCGTGGGCCGTTTGATCACACCGTGATCGAACAGGGGGAAATTGAGAGCAGCAGCAATACTGAGATTATCTGCCAAATCAAATCACGCGGCAGCACGGGCACTTCCATCTTGTGGGTGATCGACGAGGGAACGCGAGTCCGCAAAGGCGACAAGTTGGTGGAATTGGACTCGTCGAACCTGGAATTGGAACTAAAAGAGGACCGCATCAAAGTCATCACGGCCGAAGCCAATGTGGCCACCGCGTCGGCTCTGGTCGAGCAAGCCAAGATCGCTCGTGAGGAATATCTCGAAGGCGTATACAAGACGGACGAGAAGACCATCCAAAGCGAGATCGCTGTCGCCGAGCAAGAACTTCGCAAAGCCCAGTTGGCGATCGGGAGTACGGAACGTTTGGTCGCCAAGGGATTGGTGAAGTCGCTGCAATTGGAAGCGGACAAGTTTGCTCTCGCCAATGCACGCAACCAATTGGAATCGGCACAAGCCCGATTGAAGGTGCTGCAAAACCTAACGCGTCGAAAGATGCTGGTGCAGTTCGACAGCGACATTGACGCGGCCGAAGCGACGTTGTCGGCAGCCCGATCCGAATTGCTCGAAGCCCAACAAGAATTGGCGGAAGTCGAACAACAAATCGAAATGTGTGTCATGTATGCACCGACCGATGGGGTTGTGGTGCATGCGAATAAATACAGCTCGCGGGGCGGCAACGCGGAATTCGTGGTGGAGGCTGGGGCACAGGTTCGTGAACGCCAAGCCATCATCGAACTTCCCGATCCAACGATGATGCAGGTTCGCTGCAAAGTCAACGAATCTCGCATCACACTGTTGAGGAAAGGAATGCCGGCCAAGATCCGGTTGGATGCTCTTCCCGACGTCACGCTGAAGGGTCGCGTCACCAAGGTCAACCGCTATGCGGAACCCGGCAGCTGGTTCAGTTCCTCCGTCAAGGAATATGCCGTCACGATTGAAATCATCGATCCACCGGAGATCATTCGCACGGGGATGACAGCTGCGGTGGAGGTGTTCATCCAACAGTTGCCAGACGCGACGCAAGTGCCAATCCAAGCCTTGTATGAACACGGCGGAAAGATGTACTCGCTGGTCAAAAAAGGCCCAACCGAGTTTGAAACCCGCGAGGTCAAAATCGGTGCCACCAACGACACCATGGTCAACATTGTCTCGGGACTCGAACTCGGCGAGACGGCCATTCTGAACTTGCGTGAACATCTGAACTTGATGGACCTTCCGGAGATTGAAGCGGAAGACAACAGCGAGATGCGTGATCTTCGCGAAACGGTGGGTGCTGACGCGGCCGGCGGGCCACCATCCGCTGGAGCACGCGGCGAGGGAAAACCGGGCGAAGGTCGCAAACCCAACGGTCCACCCGGTGCGGGACGCCCCGGTGCAAATCGTCCTGGTGGCCAAGACGGTGCCAACGCGAATGAAGCCGCCACGGACTCGGCCGATGAAACCTCCGTAACGGCGGAAGCTTCGGACACAGACAAAGAGGTCACGTCTGCCGAAACCGCCGAAGTCAACGCGTCATGA
- a CDS encoding UTP--glucose-1-phosphate uridylyltransferase, producing MSVQSSAEANATLTLDELQARLEPHDQQHLLRFWDSLDDAGQTQLSRQISQVDFGQLKTLIEGKDKAIDFGELASRATMPQAVASDGSGCDWTLEQARERGEQALRDGEIATVLVAGGQGTRLGFDQPKGMFPVGPVSGRTLFQFFADRLIAASETYGVDVPLYLMTSAATDAETRQYFEENNYLGLKPEQVIIFEQGTMPAVDASTGKILMSEKDSLALSPDGHGGTLRALDRNGCLEQMKREGHKHLFYFQVDNPLVELCDPVFIGHHLLAQSEMTTQVIRKRYPTEKVGNVVEVDGKTQIIEYSDLPDSAAEMTNEDGSLRLWAGNIAVHLFDLKFFDRMLQSDASFPFHRANKKVPHLDESGQAVTPDSPNATKFEQFIFDLLPEANNTIVCEVDPAEAFAPVKNANGAATDTPELAQKAICDLHRRWLRTCDVTVDDSVKVEINPRFAMDQTELQRKSAEVRSEIDGSMISDDRYFC from the coding sequence ATGTCTGTCCAATCGTCCGCCGAAGCCAACGCCACACTCACGCTCGACGAACTACAAGCCCGCTTGGAACCTCACGACCAACAGCATCTGCTTCGCTTTTGGGACTCACTCGACGATGCCGGTCAAACGCAACTCAGCCGCCAAATTTCGCAAGTGGATTTTGGCCAGTTGAAGACTTTGATCGAAGGCAAAGACAAGGCGATTGATTTTGGTGAACTCGCCTCTCGCGCGACCATGCCTCAAGCGGTTGCCAGCGACGGAAGCGGATGCGACTGGACATTGGAGCAAGCTCGCGAGCGCGGCGAGCAAGCCCTCCGCGACGGCGAGATCGCGACCGTGTTGGTCGCGGGCGGCCAAGGAACGCGCTTGGGTTTTGATCAACCCAAAGGCATGTTCCCGGTTGGCCCCGTCAGCGGTCGCACCCTGTTTCAATTCTTTGCCGATCGATTGATCGCGGCCAGCGAGACTTATGGTGTCGACGTTCCGCTGTATCTGATGACCAGTGCCGCGACAGACGCTGAAACGCGACAGTACTTCGAAGAGAACAACTATCTCGGATTGAAGCCCGAGCAAGTCATCATCTTTGAACAAGGCACCATGCCGGCGGTCGATGCCTCCACTGGGAAAATCTTGATGTCCGAAAAAGATTCGTTGGCACTCAGCCCCGATGGCCACGGCGGAACGCTGCGAGCCCTGGACCGCAACGGTTGTCTGGAGCAAATGAAGCGAGAAGGGCACAAGCATCTGTTCTACTTCCAGGTCGACAATCCACTGGTCGAATTGTGTGATCCTGTTTTCATCGGACATCACTTATTGGCCCAAAGCGAGATGACCACGCAAGTCATCCGCAAACGTTATCCAACCGAAAAAGTTGGCAACGTGGTCGAGGTCGATGGCAAGACTCAGATCATTGAGTACAGCGACCTGCCAGACTCCGCCGCGGAGATGACCAATGAAGACGGCAGTTTGCGACTGTGGGCCGGAAACATTGCGGTCCATCTGTTCGATCTAAAATTCTTCGATCGCATGCTGCAGTCGGATGCTTCCTTTCCGTTTCACCGTGCCAACAAAAAGGTGCCTCATTTGGACGAATCGGGCCAAGCGGTTACTCCAGACAGCCCCAACGCGACCAAGTTCGAACAATTCATTTTCGACCTGCTGCCCGAGGCCAACAACACGATCGTTTGCGAAGTGGATCCGGCCGAGGCCTTTGCACCCGTTAAGAATGCCAACGGTGCCGCAACGGATACTCCAGAATTGGCTCAAAAAGCGATCTGCGATCTCCACCGCCGCTGGTTACGCACGTGTGACGTGACCGTGGACGATTCCGTCAAGGTGGAAATCAACCCTCGGTTTGCGATGGACCAGACCGAATTGCAGCGGAAATCTGCGGAGGTCAGGTCCGAAATCGATGGTTCAATGATCTCTGACGACCGGTATTTTTGCTAA
- a CDS encoding class I SAM-dependent methyltransferase yields MNPVTEDEPRDFFFEAYDRENIAYGMQPSLELAAYLRQVVAPTSDEVQSTEDGCGHALDLGAGAGRDTLALAAAGFNVTSVDVSERGLDRIRERAVKAELSDRVQTLVCDVRELDIAAGRYSAIIGTTVLDHIPAADAPRVWQNMCDGLTSHGVLYVQVHTTEDPGSDQAPGKDSNQPVSETADAVINYFRPNQLIEWAVAPSSGLRVLRYEERLEWDTTHGAPHQHGKAVLLAVRQGFHPDWFGQPSAFPRPNVPQNHE; encoded by the coding sequence GTGAATCCAGTCACCGAAGACGAACCGCGTGATTTCTTCTTTGAAGCCTACGACCGCGAAAATATCGCCTATGGAATGCAGCCTTCGCTGGAATTGGCGGCCTACCTTCGCCAGGTGGTGGCTCCCACATCCGACGAAGTCCAATCGACCGAAGATGGTTGCGGTCACGCGCTGGACCTGGGTGCGGGAGCGGGTCGCGACACGCTGGCACTGGCCGCCGCCGGTTTCAACGTGACCTCCGTTGATGTCAGCGAACGGGGACTGGACCGGATTCGCGAACGGGCGGTCAAGGCCGAATTGTCCGATCGCGTTCAAACACTCGTCTGTGACGTTCGGGAATTGGACATTGCTGCGGGAAGATACTCCGCCATCATCGGCACCACGGTTTTGGATCACATTCCCGCCGCTGACGCACCGAGGGTGTGGCAGAACATGTGCGATGGATTGACCTCTCACGGCGTGCTGTACGTTCAGGTGCACACAACCGAAGACCCCGGCAGTGATCAAGCACCGGGCAAGGATAGCAACCAACCAGTCAGTGAAACGGCTGACGCGGTGATCAATTATTTTCGTCCCAATCAATTGATCGAATGGGCGGTCGCACCGTCGTCTGGTTTGCGAGTCCTTCGATACGAAGAACGGTTGGAATGGGACACCACGCACGGCGCACCCCACCAGCACGGCAAGGCGGTTCTGCTCGCCGTTCGCCAGGGTTTTCATCCGGATTGGTTCGGGCAACCTTCCGCCTTCCCCAGACCGAACGTTCCGCAGAATCACGAATGA
- a CDS encoding DUF1549 domain-containing protein has protein sequence MSFHESQNVTSDGPIDRPADDVPVVAELVPDVEAEVVSQASSERPPWKRRFRAIGRWVVLGGLMLMTFAFLSSGLSPNPSAIPTLEIASDSTSTDHSVLIQGNSPSEAGVPAIENVALRADGVREKKPEDVLRERLAEQWRLSLDERGLEPAPMADWLTVCRRLSLALVGTGLSLEEIRSLQRIPEAERVSVHRERLLNSDRFHQYWAERTARYLVGADEGPFIFYRRRRFRTWLSEQYAKNTHYDDLVKMLIIAEGVWTDRPEVNYYTVTFDSGDDGPDPVRLAARTTRAFLGVRIDCLQCHDDFLGNVSLGNADWMVHCTDDWIPREHRASDDSLPTASDVGVLREGSQEDFHSLAAFFTAATSEGVQGLRNQKADYKYQFLYEDEEVQVEPDVPYRRDLLPPAREQKNHAQVAGDESELPHYLSDRERLAYWLTHPENKPAARAAVTRFWTLLFGQPPGIETEYGFQVGEVDNLPLDIPPSPMIQTLADAFVANDFNIRDLIRWITDSPAFQVSSQADFDVTEQHELAMAVFPVTRLRGEQVAGAAIQAGRIKTINRDSSFLVQLMRFGETNDFLKRYGDLGEDEFTQQPVTITQRLVMLNGKMVAETSKPNPVLSAASHIEMFSENDEAVVRTLYLTVLNREPSERELKHFASRLKREVREQNEPATSRNQEITDLMWVLLNSSEFGWNH, from the coding sequence ATGTCATTTCATGAAAGTCAAAACGTAACCAGCGATGGCCCCATCGATCGGCCCGCGGATGACGTCCCGGTGGTCGCTGAGTTGGTGCCGGACGTGGAGGCCGAAGTTGTCTCCCAAGCTTCGTCAGAACGTCCTCCATGGAAACGTCGATTCCGGGCGATCGGCCGATGGGTGGTGCTCGGCGGATTGATGCTGATGACCTTCGCGTTTTTGAGTTCGGGGTTGAGTCCCAACCCTTCGGCCATCCCAACGCTCGAGATCGCTTCTGATTCAACCTCGACCGACCATTCGGTGTTGATCCAGGGTAATTCGCCCTCGGAAGCGGGTGTGCCGGCAATTGAAAACGTCGCGTTGCGGGCTGACGGGGTTCGTGAAAAGAAACCGGAGGATGTTCTCCGGGAACGGTTGGCCGAGCAGTGGCGATTGAGCCTGGACGAACGGGGTTTGGAACCGGCACCCATGGCGGATTGGCTGACCGTTTGCCGGCGTCTGTCGTTGGCTTTGGTGGGAACCGGATTGTCGTTGGAAGAGATCCGATCGTTACAGCGAATTCCGGAAGCCGAGCGAGTCTCCGTGCACCGCGAACGCTTGCTCAACAGTGATCGATTCCATCAGTACTGGGCCGAACGGACGGCTCGTTATTTGGTCGGTGCCGACGAAGGCCCGTTCATTTTCTATCGCCGCCGACGGTTTCGGACTTGGTTGAGTGAGCAATATGCTAAGAACACTCACTACGATGATTTGGTGAAGATGCTGATCATCGCCGAAGGGGTTTGGACCGACCGTCCGGAAGTCAACTACTACACGGTGACGTTTGATAGTGGCGATGACGGACCCGACCCCGTTCGATTGGCAGCACGAACCACACGAGCTTTCTTGGGGGTGCGAATCGATTGCTTGCAGTGCCATGACGACTTCCTGGGAAATGTCTCGTTAGGCAACGCGGATTGGATGGTGCACTGCACCGACGATTGGATCCCTCGCGAACACCGAGCATCCGACGATTCGTTGCCGACTGCGAGTGACGTGGGTGTGCTGCGTGAGGGCAGCCAAGAAGATTTCCATTCGTTGGCCGCGTTCTTCACGGCGGCAACCAGCGAGGGCGTGCAAGGACTTCGCAATCAGAAGGCTGACTACAAGTATCAGTTTCTTTACGAAGACGAAGAAGTCCAAGTTGAACCCGATGTTCCGTATCGACGCGATTTGTTGCCTCCGGCTCGCGAGCAAAAGAACCATGCGCAAGTAGCTGGCGACGAATCGGAGTTGCCGCATTACCTCAGCGATCGCGAACGTTTGGCCTACTGGTTAACACACCCTGAAAACAAACCTGCTGCGAGAGCTGCGGTGACTCGGTTTTGGACGTTGTTGTTCGGGCAACCACCGGGCATAGAAACGGAATACGGATTCCAAGTTGGTGAAGTGGACAACCTGCCCTTGGATATTCCTCCGTCGCCGATGATTCAAACGCTGGCCGATGCTTTTGTTGCCAACGATTTCAACATTCGAGACCTGATCCGTTGGATCACGGATTCGCCAGCGTTCCAAGTCAGCAGCCAAGCGGACTTCGATGTCACCGAACAACACGAATTGGCGATGGCGGTGTTTCCTGTCACGAGGTTGCGCGGGGAGCAGGTGGCGGGCGCCGCGATTCAAGCGGGGCGTATCAAGACCATCAATCGCGATTCCTCGTTCCTTGTGCAATTGATGCGTTTTGGTGAAACCAACGATTTTCTAAAACGCTATGGGGACTTGGGTGAAGACGAGTTCACGCAACAGCCGGTCACCATCACGCAGCGACTGGTGATGCTGAACGGCAAAATGGTTGCGGAGACGTCCAAACCCAACCCGGTTTTGAGTGCCGCGTCGCACATCGAAATGTTTTCCGAGAATGATGAAGCGGTCGTGAGAACGCTGTATCTGACCGTGCTGAATCGTGAGCCCAGTGAACGAGAATTGAAACACTTTGCCTCGCGGCTGAAGCGTGAAGTCCGCGAACAAAACGAACCGGCGACATCGCGAAACCAGGAGATCACGGACCTGATGTGGGTGCTGCTCAACAGCAGCGAATTTGGCTGGAACCATTGA
- a CDS encoding DUF1501 domain-containing protein has protein sequence MSISKPSGHTLCDVRTHLSRRRLLGAGSAFMMSALARKLTLAAEQQADSGKPPKSVILLWLEGGPSQLETFDPHAGTKYGGDVGAIDTSLKGVQLADTMPRLAEQMHLCSLVRSVVGKEGDHERAIYAMKTGFRPDPTLEHPSIGSILCHADEAGADIPRHISILAGRSAATGGYLGPQFDAFKTGDPAQPVPDVRARVDDARYQRRLDALTNILEPQFTRGRIRDLEQNRTLHLAGTEAARRMMSSDQLSAFDVNEEPQSERDAFGDHAFGRSCLSASRLIEVGVRCVEITLTGWDSHINNHSLQSSAAETLDSGIAALLKRLEERGLLESTLVVCGGEFGRTPQINPAAGRDHWVHGFSTLFAGGGIRRGHVHGATGAEPDFDKPDRHVTLPVTIPDLHATILESLGLEPDVELNTPIGRPMKRSEGEVIRSMIG, from the coding sequence ATGTCGATCAGCAAACCATCGGGGCACACGCTTTGTGACGTGCGCACTCACCTCTCTCGGCGTCGATTGCTGGGGGCCGGTTCGGCATTCATGATGTCGGCGCTGGCACGAAAGTTGACGCTGGCGGCTGAGCAGCAAGCGGACTCCGGCAAGCCGCCCAAGAGCGTGATCTTACTATGGCTGGAAGGTGGGCCGAGCCAACTGGAAACCTTTGATCCGCACGCGGGGACCAAATACGGTGGTGATGTGGGCGCCATCGATACCAGTTTGAAAGGTGTTCAGCTCGCTGACACCATGCCTCGATTGGCCGAGCAAATGCACCTGTGTTCGTTGGTGCGAAGCGTCGTCGGAAAGGAAGGCGATCACGAGCGAGCTATCTACGCGATGAAAACTGGTTTCCGGCCGGATCCAACGCTGGAACATCCTTCCATCGGCAGCATTCTTTGCCACGCCGATGAAGCGGGAGCGGACATTCCACGTCACATTTCGATCCTTGCCGGGCGGTCGGCCGCGACGGGCGGTTACTTGGGTCCGCAGTTCGATGCGTTCAAGACGGGTGACCCGGCACAACCCGTTCCTGACGTGCGGGCCCGAGTGGATGACGCTCGCTATCAACGACGGTTGGATGCTTTGACCAACATACTCGAACCGCAATTCACTCGTGGACGCATTCGTGACCTGGAACAGAATCGAACACTGCACTTGGCCGGGACCGAAGCCGCGCGGCGGATGATGTCGAGTGATCAGCTGTCAGCGTTTGATGTCAACGAAGAACCGCAATCCGAACGAGATGCCTTTGGCGATCATGCGTTCGGTCGCAGTTGTCTGTCCGCCTCGCGGCTGATTGAGGTTGGTGTGCGATGCGTTGAGATCACGTTGACCGGCTGGGACAGCCACATCAACAATCACAGCTTGCAATCCAGTGCCGCGGAAACGTTGGATTCGGGAATCGCCGCCTTGCTCAAACGATTGGAAGAGCGGGGATTGCTAGAGTCCACGCTGGTTGTTTGCGGCGGTGAGTTTGGACGAACGCCCCAAATCAATCCGGCCGCGGGACGTGATCACTGGGTGCACGGATTCAGCACACTTTTCGCGGGTGGCGGGATTCGCCGTGGGCATGTTCATGGGGCGACGGGAGCCGAGCCCGATTTCGACAAGCCCGATCGGCATGTCACGCTGCCCGTCACGATCCCAGATTTGCACGCCACCATTCTGGAGAGTTTGGGACTGGAACCCGACGTGGAATTGAACACGCCGATCGGTCGTCCGATGAAACGCAGCGAGGGTGAAGTGATCCGTTCGATGATCGGCTGA
- a CDS encoding AI-2E family transporter, which translates to MLFPQLPSLSRIMSVVMLVIGILAVGVLFYRLMIGFFVPLFLAALLVVIFRPIHLWILQKTGQRKRVAAGTTTALILFIVLLPLGVLVSVATTQFTILLSKMNLSNMSVAMERVRSQVGLSLPHPEHFRELDRIVGDITVPEADDPLAVQNKITELRQAAAIIQYLQTEVPNADMATGASEIAIENLNEYADLLRASIDEEPAPGFLPSPNKSTAPATSSLGGLEEDEFSDDFDALVPDSDERSTADEPPRNPVEPSFTNAPAAEDEATLSATPSLDQLGPSTDTDLPLEPDANAGDTPSDSAGRDEPRLLVQLNKNERFERPAVITAASVRSWMNLLLGGSLRSQLSLLANPDEEDFSSLIRMARESLQPRFVRLTSATGSIVAQVIFGLVILVVAVYFFLIDGPVMIRTLMRLSPMDDNYEHQLLMEFDRTSRAVVLASVASALVQGILATLGFWLADFDQIVLLLFLTSVMALVPFLGAASVWVPCALWLGLVEERWIAASMLALYGATIVSSIDNVIKVYVLHGRSQLHPLFALLSVIGGVSVFGPIGILVGPMVVVFLQTLLEILNHELKTSHEDENQPISSAG; encoded by the coding sequence ATCCTCTTTCCACAATTGCCCTCGCTTTCGCGAATCATGTCGGTGGTGATGTTGGTGATTGGGATCCTGGCGGTCGGGGTTCTGTTTTATCGGCTGATGATTGGCTTCTTCGTGCCGTTATTTTTGGCGGCGCTGTTGGTCGTGATCTTCCGTCCAATCCATCTTTGGATTCTGCAGAAAACCGGCCAACGAAAACGAGTCGCGGCGGGAACGACCACCGCACTCATCCTGTTCATCGTGTTGTTGCCGCTGGGGGTACTGGTTTCCGTTGCCACAACTCAGTTCACGATTTTGTTGAGCAAGATGAATCTCAGCAACATGTCGGTGGCGATGGAACGCGTTCGATCGCAAGTTGGTTTGTCGCTGCCGCACCCCGAGCATTTCCGAGAACTGGATCGCATCGTTGGCGACATCACCGTCCCCGAAGCCGATGATCCGTTGGCCGTCCAAAACAAGATCACGGAACTGCGCCAGGCGGCGGCGATCATTCAATACCTGCAGACCGAAGTCCCCAACGCGGACATGGCCACCGGCGCATCCGAAATCGCGATCGAAAACCTGAACGAATACGCGGATTTGTTGCGGGCATCGATCGACGAGGAACCGGCACCAGGCTTCCTTCCATCGCCAAACAAATCAACCGCGCCCGCAACGTCCTCTTTGGGCGGGCTCGAGGAAGACGAGTTCTCGGACGACTTCGATGCGTTGGTTCCCGATTCCGACGAGCGTTCGACGGCTGATGAGCCTCCCCGCAATCCGGTCGAGCCTTCTTTCACGAACGCCCCCGCAGCGGAAGACGAGGCAACGCTTTCGGCAACGCCTTCACTGGACCAGCTAGGGCCATCAACCGACACCGACCTTCCGCTGGAACCCGATGCGAATGCCGGCGATACGCCTTCCGATTCGGCGGGGCGAGACGAACCTCGTTTGCTGGTTCAGCTCAACAAGAATGAACGATTCGAAAGGCCCGCGGTCATCACGGCGGCGTCGGTTCGAAGCTGGATGAATTTGTTGCTAGGTGGATCACTGCGCAGCCAATTGAGCCTGCTCGCCAACCCGGACGAAGAAGACTTTTCCTCGTTGATCCGGATGGCTCGTGAATCGCTTCAACCTCGCTTTGTTCGATTGACCAGCGCCACGGGAAGCATTGTCGCCCAAGTGATCTTCGGCTTGGTGATTCTTGTCGTTGCGGTTTACTTCTTTCTGATCGATGGTCCGGTGATGATCCGCACGTTGATGCGATTGTCACCAATGGATGACAATTACGAACATCAATTGTTGATGGAGTTCGATCGGACCAGCCGAGCCGTAGTGTTGGCCAGTGTCGCGAGTGCGTTGGTGCAGGGCATCTTGGCGACGCTTGGGTTCTGGCTGGCAGATTTTGATCAGATTGTGCTGCTGCTTTTCTTGACCAGTGTGATGGCATTGGTGCCATTCCTGGGCGCGGCGTCCGTCTGGGTTCCGTGTGCGCTCTGGCTGGGGTTGGTGGAAGAACGTTGGATCGCCGCATCGATGCTGGCGTTGTACGGGGCAACCATCGTTTCATCGATTGACAACGTGATCAAAGTTTATGTGCTTCACGGTCGCAGCCAACTTCATCCTTTATTCGCTTTGTTGAGTGTGATCGGTGGCGTCTCTGTGTTTGGTCCGATTGGAATCTTGGTGGGCCCCATGGTGGTTGTCTTCCTTCAAACGTTGCTGGAGATCCTGAATCACGAACTGAAAACCAGCCACGAAGACGAGAATCAACCGATCTCGTCGGCGGGCTGA